In Ignavibacteriales bacterium, a genomic segment contains:
- a CDS encoding DUF4249 family protein, with the protein MKKNLPLFIIAITLSFLNISCEENFSPKEDFKERNILYCIIAVDQYLYYPLYPIVMLTKTYDNPTYTPPKDNKTAPSISGAQIRLKINGIGNGYSFLEDTLDSREFKPYMPEIYYKLADAAGLTLTYGAALSLSITLPDGKILEAKTRIPSSKGFEYSYPFYHGITTLIDQWRWGKSWIISWNAQEGNLYFPKLIMYYTKNSIPPPKNSFIIEIPMRYIKKANGNLPVYPSYSRESSVSYDYSAIDSLMVQISAGDPDKSDYLIDIVKFELLEFDYNLSNYYSSLNGYLDDYSIRLDESTYTNVSGGIGILGTSLISSEYFFFDKKYVESFGYKN; encoded by the coding sequence ATGAAAAAAAATCTTCCCTTATTTATAATTGCAATAACTTTATCATTTTTAAACATTTCCTGCGAGGAAAATTTTAGTCCTAAAGAAGATTTTAAAGAAAGAAATATTCTTTACTGTATTATAGCCGTTGATCAATATTTATACTACCCGTTGTATCCTATTGTAATGCTAACAAAAACTTATGATAACCCGACTTACACGCCACCAAAAGATAACAAAACTGCACCATCCATATCCGGAGCACAAATTCGCTTGAAGATAAATGGAATTGGCAATGGATACAGCTTTTTGGAAGACACGCTGGATTCCAGAGAATTTAAACCTTATATGCCGGAGATTTACTATAAATTAGCAGATGCAGCAGGATTAACTTTAACATACGGCGCTGCTCTTTCTTTGTCTATAACACTTCCAGATGGAAAAATCCTTGAAGCAAAAACCAGAATTCCTTCATCAAAAGGTTTTGAATATTCATATCCCTTCTATCACGGAATTACTACTTTGATTGATCAATGGCGATGGGGAAAAAGTTGGATTATTTCATGGAATGCACAAGAAGGAAACCTATACTTTCCTAAATTAATTATGTACTATACAAAAAATTCTATACCACCACCGAAAAATTCTTTTATAATAGAAATTCCGATGCGTTATATAAAGAAGGCTAATGGAAATCTCCCTGTTTATCCATCTTATAGTCGCGAATCTTCAGTTAGCTACGATTATTCTGCAATTGATTCTTTAATGGTACAAATTTCTGCGGGCGATCCGGATAAATCTGATTATTTAATTGATATTGTTAAGTTTGAATTGCTTGAATTTGATTACAATCTTTCCAATTATTACTCCAGCCTCAACGGTTATTTGGATGATTACTCAATCAGGTTAGATGAATCAACTTACACAAACGTATCTGGTGGAATAGGAATTTTGGGTACCTCTCTGATTTCTAGTGAGTATTTCTTTTTTGATAAGAAATATGTTGAATCATTTGGTTATAAAAATTAA